A section of the Cinclus cinclus chromosome 27, bCinCin1.1, whole genome shotgun sequence genome encodes:
- the LOC134054170 gene encoding ubiquinol-cytochrome c reductase complex assembly factor 2, translating to MAASRYRRFLRLCEEWPVEDSKRQRDLGAVLRQRVAQAFREGENTPISDPEACDQMYESLVKIHTNFYKNKYPRLKDTTFTGVTVEDCRTILATDILKQMEDMKKGTWKRLREKFSAKKPEEDSK from the exons ATGGCCGCCAGCCGCTACCGCCGCTTCCTGCGGCTCTGTGAGGAGTGGCCGGTGGAGGACAGCAAGCGGCAGCGGGACCTGGGCGCGGTGCTGCGGCAGAGGGTGGCACAGGCCTTCCGTGAGGGCGAGAACACCCCG ATCTCTGACCCCGAGGCCTGTGACCAAATGTACGAGAGCTTAGTCAAGATCCACACCAACTTCTACAAAAACAAG TACCCACGCCTGAAAGACACCACCTTCACCGGGGTCACAGTGGAGGATTGCAGGACGATCCTGGCCACAG ACATTCTGAAACAGATGGAAGACATGAAAAAAGGGACGTGGAAAAGACTGCGGGAAAAGTTCTCTGCCAAGAAACCCGAGGAGGACTCAAAGTGA
- the IP6K3 gene encoding inositol hexakisphosphate kinase 3, with protein sequence MVGQSPGEGRAAVLLQPFVHQVGGHTSMLTYDEHTICKPLVSQELSFYESLPLAMRQFTPQYKGVVSVHLKKDSLGNLTLIASPSLGQPDSAGGDPAVTLWHKCKWSHTQVTKTFRDSCPGKMLLRTDLQYHTDSLLEDANGKQSERKSYNPWGLHCHLQHLNRMCSKHNENKLHQFLLLENVVSKCSYPCILDLKMGTRQHGDDASEEKKARHIKKCEQSTSASLGVRICGMQVYQADTGHFLCKDKYYGRKLSPEGFRQTLRQFLCTGNQLRTDLLEPIILRLKALLAVIRKQSSYRFYSSSLLIIYDGQEHKESADHHLPFPKSHGTNPSRVDVRMIDFAHTTFKGSKSNPNSTLHDGPDHGYIFGLENLIKILQSLSEGK encoded by the exons ATGGTGGGGCAGAGCCCTGGCGAGGGCAGGGCTGCCGTGCTCCTTCAGCCCTTTGTGCACCAGGTGGGCGGCCACACCAGCATGCTGACCTACGACGAGCACACCATCTGCaagcccctggtgtcacaggagCTGAGCTTCTACGAGTCCCTGCCCCTGGCCATGAGGCAGTTCACGCCTCAGTACAAAG GTGTTGTGTCCGTGCACCTCAAGAAGGACAGCCTGGGCAACCTGACCCTGAttgccagccccagcctgggccAGCCGGACAGCGCCGGCGGTGACCCCGCGGTCACCCTGTGGCACAAATGCAAGTGGAGCCACACCCAGGTCACCAAGACCTTCAGAGACAG CTGCCCTGGGAAGATGCTTTTGAGGACAGACCTTCAGTACCACACAGATTCCCTTTTGGAAGATGCAAATGGGAAACAGTCAGAAAGGAAGAGCTACAACCCCTGGGGACTGCACTGTCACCTGCAGCACCTGAACCGCATGTGCTCCAAGCACAACGAGAACAAACTCCATC AGTTTCTCCTGCTGGAGAACGTGGTGTCCAAGTGCAGCTATCCCTGCATCCTGGACCTGAAGATGGGCACTCGGCAGCACGGGGATGACGCCTCGGAGGAGAAGAAAGCTCGGCACATCAAGAAGTGTGAGCAGAGCACCTCGGCATCGTTGGGCGTGCGCATCTGTGGGATGCAG GTTTACCAGGCAGACACCGGCCATTTCCTGTGCAAAGACAAATACTATGGGAGGAAGCTGTCTCCGGAGGGATTCCGGCAGACCCTGCGGCAGTTCCTGTGCACTGGGAACCAGCTGCGCACGGATCTGCTGGAGCCCATCATCCTGCGCCTCAAGGCTCTGCTGGCCGTGATCAGGAAGCAAAGCTCCTACAGGTTCTACTCCAGCTCCCTCCTCATCATTTACGACGGGCAGGAGCACAAGGAAAGCGCGGATCATCATCTCCCTTTCCCAAAAAGTCACGGCACGAACCCCTCCAGGGTGGATGTGAGGATGATAGACTTTGCCCACACCACCTTCAAAGGTTCCAAGAGCAACCCCAATTCCACCCTGCACGACGGGCCGGACCACGGTTACATTTTTGGCCTGGAGAACCTGATCAAAATCCTTCAGAGCCTGTCAGAAGGGAAGTGA
- the LEMD2 gene encoding LEM domain-containing protein 2, whose amino-acid sequence MAELTDAELRKELLALGYRPGPITATTRKVYIKKLGCLRAEVAAARRSGRTAPPSPGRSFTGPPQASPSRQRSGFTGGAARESEEEDEEEEEEEEVGRPPASRWGTSGESGGQAWGDPRGSPPGRGGGLRAEGGLSRDSLGRLSTSEQWGTTVERGGTGLGASLAGHGGFSSPSQWDTSIERSGGLGVDRVGELSSASHWDTSRDVAEHGRGLSQGLGTTLDGFRGSSLQWGASERSGGLSSGLRPTLDRFRGSNSASQWSPSAERSGGLGSRAGSGLDGLSSTPYWASSAGSKPLPGEDKSRSHWGTSGGGIGAQSSRPAWDTAGERKGLSSNTWWRQESEGTPSTQWGSSAAPGRFSSLFRRGKEDLASSIGKEAERDAGSRAGGLIRRFPWRAASDGGHGVTPRTALLRSAPRQQPEGKGKGLEYYLSQFLCLASLVLLLIFLGILVVKMVGSGWLDGTEERFNLLPVDCDKSTDDFCQTKHKDVTMAVLHELYNYLAVQAGNFECGNPENLKSKCIWISEAKEHVLNVTGSSTQKFKAALDWILNSNKDLGIRLRGRVMSEPVSSVEEVFCLESAHPQMGLGCRFRRAMVTAIMNLFLFFWGLITLWGILIYLRYRWRKMEEEEQAMYEMVKKIIAVVQDHYKEWERNLERYPYVGIFHVRDSLIPPQSRKKMKRVWERAVDFLASNESRIQTESHRVAGEDMLVWRWTQPSYLSDSEH is encoded by the exons ATGGCAGAGCTGACGGACGCGGAGCTCCGCAAGGAGCTGCTGGCGCTCGGCTACCGCCCGGGGCCTATCACCGCCACCACCCGCAAGGTCTACATCAAGAAGCTGGGCTGCCTGCGGGCCGAGGTGGCGGCGGCCCGGCGCAGCGGCCGCACCGCACCGCCCAGCCCGGGCCGCTCTTTCACAGGGCCGCCGCAGGCCTCTCCCTCGCGGCAGCGCTCCGGCTTCACCGGCGGGGCCGCCCGTGAGagtgaggaggaggacgaggaggaggaagaggaggaggaagtggGGCGGCCGCCTGCGTCCCGCTGGGGGACGTCGGGGGAGAGCGGCGGGCAGGCCTGGGGGGACCCCCGGGGATCCCCGCCGGGCCGGGGTGGAGGCCTCAGGGCTGAGGGCGGCCTGTCCCGGGACAGCCTCGGGAGGCTGAGCACTTCGGAGCAGTGGGGGACGACTGTGGAGAGAGGTGGCACTGGGCTCGGGGCATCCCTGGCTGGCCACGGGGGGTTCAGTTCCCCCTCGCAGTGGGACACGTCCATAGAAAGGAGCGGGGGCCTGGGAGTGGACAGGGTGGGGGAACTGAGCTCTGCATCCCATTGGGACACATCCAGAGATGTCGCAGAGCACGGCCGGGGGCtcagccaggggctggggacGACCTTGGATGGCTTTCGGGGCTCCTCACTGCAGTGGGGCGCCTCAGAGAGGAGCGGGGGGCTCAGCAGTGGCCTGAGACCGACCCTGGACAGGTTTCGAGGGTCAAACTCCGCGTCCCAGTGGAGCCCTTCAGCAGAGAGGAGTGGGGGGCTCGGCAGCCGGGCTGGCTCGGGGTTGGATGGGCTGAGCTCCACACCCTACTGGGCCTCCTCGGCAGGCTCCAAACCCCTTCCCGGTGAGGACAAGTCCAGGAGCCATTGGGGGACATCAGGAGGGGGAATCGGGGCGCAGAGCTCCCGGCCTGCCTGGGATACGGCAGGGGAGAGGAAGGGGCTCTCCTCCAACACCTGGTGGAGACAGGAGAGCGAGGGGACCCCCAGCACCCAGTGGGGCTCCTCGGCGGCCCCCGGGAGGTTCAGCAGCCTGttcaggagagggaaggaggatcTGGCTTCCAGCATTGGGAAGGAGGCGGAGCGGGACGCGGGCAGCCGGGCTGGGGGGCTGATCCGGCGCTTCCCGTGGCGAGCAGCCAGCGATGGGGGGCACGGAGTGACCCCGCGCACGGCCCTGCTGCGCTCAGCGCCGAGGCAGCAGCcggagggaaaagggaaaggccTGGAATATTACCTGTCCCAGTTCCTCTGCCTTGCCAGCTTGGTGCTGCTCCTGATTTTTCTGGGCATCCTCGTGGTGAAGATGGTTGGGTCAGGCTGGCTGGACGGGACAGAGGAGAGAT TTAATCTCTTGCCTGTGGATTGTGACAAAAGCACGGATGAT TTCTGCCAGACCAAGCACAAGGACGTGACCATGGCCGTGCTGCACGAGCTCTACAATTAcctggctgtgcaggcag GTAATTTTGAATGTGGAAATCCTGAGAACCtaaaaagcaaatgcatttgGATTAGTGAGGCGAAGGAACACGTGCTG AATGTAACTGGCAGTTCCACACAGAAGTTTAAAGCTGCCCTGGATTGGATACTGAACAGCAacaaggatttgggaattcG GTTGAGAGGCAGGGTCATGTCAGAGCCTGTTTCCAGCGTGGAGGAAGTGTTCTGCCTGGAATCTGCCCACCCCCAGATGGGGCTGGGCTGTCGCTTCCGCCGGGCCATGGTCACAGCCATCATGAACCTCTTCCTGTTCTTCTGGG GTCTGATAACCCTTTGGGGGATCCTGATCTACCTCCGGTACCGCTGGCGgaagatggaggaggaggaacaagCCATGTATGAAATGGTGAAGAAGATCATAG ctgTTGTCCAGGACCACTACAAGGAATGGGAGCGGAATTTGGAGCGTTACCCCTACGTTGGCATCTTCCACGTCCGGGACAGCCTGATCCCTCCTCAGAGCAG AAAAAAGATGAAGCGGGTGTGGGAGAGAGCCGTGGATTTCCTGGCCTCCAACGAATCCCGGATCCAGACAGAATCCCACAGGGTGGCAGGGGAGGACATGCTGGTGTGGAGATGGACTCAGCCCTCGTACCTGTCGGACTCGGAGCactga